One segment of Mycolicibacterium baixiangningiae DNA contains the following:
- a CDS encoding 2'-5' RNA ligase family protein, protein MVHSVELLFDPDTDAVVRRIWDDLRAAGVRSQAANRSPSNRPHVTLTVAEHMTDGVNEALRPLVPMLPFVGLIGAPMLFGGRTLVLVRLLVPSTALLQLHHEVDRVCRPFIDGAPLPHTAPGQWTPHVTLARRVPPEQLPAAVAVHGSGGDIRCRIVGLRHWDGNNRVEYPIS, encoded by the coding sequence CTGCTCTTCGACCCCGACACCGACGCGGTTGTTCGCCGGATCTGGGACGACTTGAGGGCGGCCGGAGTGCGCAGTCAGGCCGCCAACCGGTCACCCTCCAACCGCCCCCATGTGACGCTCACGGTGGCCGAGCACATGACCGACGGCGTGAACGAGGCGCTGCGGCCACTGGTACCGATGCTGCCGTTCGTCGGGTTGATCGGGGCGCCGATGCTGTTCGGTGGCCGCACGCTGGTCCTGGTGCGCCTGCTGGTCCCGTCGACGGCTCTGCTGCAGCTGCACCACGAGGTCGACCGGGTGTGCCGGCCCTTCATCGACGGCGCGCCGCTGCCGCATACGGCGCCTGGTCAGTGGACCCCGCACGTCACGCTGGCGCGCCGCGTGCCGCCCGAGCAACTGCCCGCCGCGGTGGCGGTGCACGGTTCGGGCGGCGACATCCGCTGCAGGATCGTGGGGCTGCGCCACTGGGACGGCAACAACCGCGTCGAGTATCCGATCAGCTGA
- a CDS encoding TetR family transcriptional regulator, whose protein sequence is MQLHKRDVVDAATAILDSYGIADLTMRRLARELNVSPGALYWHFANKQQLLGAIADRILQPARDVSAAGNWRDRIVAVCTALRDALLSHTDGAELVSASFAAGQSDAAGEILAALSGAATDAGVPGAEAELAARTVIYYVLGFTVDEQSRLQWDSAGVLDAEQSVATIDHDRRFGFGLRLLIDGLGVISPVS, encoded by the coding sequence GTGCAACTGCACAAACGCGACGTGGTCGATGCGGCGACGGCGATCCTGGACTCGTACGGGATCGCCGACCTGACGATGCGCAGGCTCGCCCGCGAACTCAACGTCTCCCCCGGCGCCCTCTACTGGCACTTCGCCAACAAGCAACAGCTCCTGGGCGCGATCGCGGACCGCATCCTGCAACCCGCGCGTGACGTGTCCGCCGCCGGCAACTGGCGAGACCGGATCGTGGCGGTGTGCACGGCCTTGCGCGACGCGCTGCTGTCGCACACCGACGGCGCCGAACTGGTGTCGGCCAGCTTCGCCGCCGGACAGTCGGACGCCGCGGGCGAGATCCTCGCCGCACTCTCCGGCGCCGCCACCGACGCCGGAGTGCCCGGCGCCGAGGCCGAACTGGCCGCCCGCACCGTCATCTACTACGTGCTGGGTTTCACCGTCGACGAGCAGTCGAGGCTGCAGTGGGACTCCGCGGGCGTGCTCGACGCCGAGCAGTCGGTGGCGACCATCGACCACGATCGCCGCTTCGGCTTCGGGCTGCGCCTGCTGATCGACGGTCTCGGGGTCATCTCCCCGGTCAGCTGA
- the bioB gene encoding biotin synthase BioB — protein sequence MSDILAVAREQVLERGEGLTQDQTLQVLQLPDDRLDDLLALAHEVRMAWCGPDVEVEGIISLKTGGCPEDCHFCSQSGLFASPVRSAWLDVPSLVEAAKQTAKTGATEFCIVAAVRGPDERLLAQVAAGIEAIRNEVDIQIACSLGMLTAEQVERLAGMGVHRYNHNLETARSFFTNVVTTHTWEERWDTLRMVREAGMEVCCGGILGMGETLEQRAEFAANLAELDPHEVPLNFLNPRPGTPFGDLDVLPAAEALKAVAAFRLALPRTMLRFAGGREITLGDLGAKKGMLGGINAVIVGNYLTTLGRPAEADLELLDDLQMPIKALNATL from the coding sequence GTGAGCGACATCCTGGCGGTGGCACGCGAACAGGTGCTGGAGCGCGGCGAAGGTCTGACCCAGGACCAGACGCTGCAGGTCCTCCAACTCCCCGACGACCGCCTCGACGACCTCCTCGCCCTGGCCCACGAGGTGCGGATGGCCTGGTGCGGTCCCGACGTCGAGGTCGAGGGCATCATCAGCCTCAAGACCGGCGGCTGCCCCGAGGACTGCCACTTCTGTTCGCAGTCCGGGCTGTTCGCCTCACCCGTGCGCAGCGCGTGGCTCGACGTGCCGAGCCTGGTGGAGGCCGCCAAGCAGACCGCCAAGACCGGCGCGACGGAGTTCTGCATCGTCGCCGCCGTGCGCGGTCCCGACGAACGGCTGCTCGCCCAGGTCGCCGCCGGTATCGAGGCGATCCGCAACGAGGTGGACATCCAGATCGCCTGCTCGCTGGGCATGCTGACCGCCGAACAGGTCGAGCGACTCGCCGGCATGGGCGTGCACCGCTACAACCACAACCTGGAGACGGCGCGGTCGTTCTTCACCAACGTGGTCACCACCCACACCTGGGAAGAGCGCTGGGACACCCTGCGGATGGTCCGCGAAGCCGGTATGGAGGTCTGCTGCGGTGGCATCCTCGGCATGGGCGAAACTCTCGAGCAGCGCGCCGAGTTCGCCGCGAACCTCGCCGAACTCGACCCCCACGAGGTCCCGCTGAACTTCCTCAACCCCCGTCCGGGTACCCCGTTCGGCGACCTCGACGTGCTGCCGGCCGCCGAGGCGCTCAAGGCGGTCGCCGCGTTCCGGCTCGCGCTGCCCCGCACGATGCTGCGCTTTGCGGGCGGGCGCGAGATCACCCTCGGCGACCTGGGCGCCAAGAAGGGAATGCTCGGCGGCATCAACGCGGTCATCGTCGGCAACTACCTGACCACCCTCGGGCGTCCGGCGGAGGCCGATCTCGAATTGCTCGACGATCTGCAGATGCCGATCAAGGCGCTCAACGCCACGCTGTAG
- the bsaP gene encoding biotin synthase auxiliary protein BsaP produces MTSDMPAPVGAGHYNVYTGEAAGSAVPTAAQLGLEPPRFCAECGRRMVVQVRPDGWWAKCSRHGVVDSKDLETQR; encoded by the coding sequence ATGACGTCGGACATGCCTGCGCCCGTGGGCGCGGGCCATTACAACGTCTACACCGGTGAAGCCGCGGGCAGTGCCGTGCCGACCGCCGCACAGCTCGGATTGGAGCCGCCGCGGTTCTGCGCCGAGTGCGGGCGCAGGATGGTCGTGCAGGTCCGCCCGGACGGGTGGTGGGCGAAGTGCTCCCGGCACGGCGTGGTGGATTCGAAGGATCTGGAGACCCAACGGTGA
- a CDS encoding DUF2567 domain-containing protein, whose protein sequence is MNDVVAPQTSRRRAALTTVACLALAGAVTGALWSVLAPPVHGVVALTRAGERIRAYLGGDADHFFTAAFLFVGMLTAVAVVGAVWLWQWRAHRGPVLVTALAVGGAVAGVAAAGVGAALMRLRYGMVDVAAAPVTPEHRFHYVVEAPAVFFGHAPLQVACSIIFPAAIGALVYAMCAVATSRDDLGAWPPEDYRPVSGPNGTADGVLPVGPQSPSR, encoded by the coding sequence GTGAATGATGTTGTAGCGCCGCAGACTTCGCGACGGCGAGCAGCGTTGACGACCGTTGCCTGCTTGGCGCTGGCCGGTGCGGTCACCGGTGCGTTGTGGTCGGTGCTCGCGCCGCCGGTGCACGGTGTCGTCGCCCTGACGCGGGCCGGTGAACGGATCCGGGCGTACCTGGGCGGGGACGCCGACCACTTCTTCACCGCGGCGTTCCTGTTCGTCGGGATGCTCACGGCCGTCGCCGTCGTGGGGGCGGTCTGGCTGTGGCAGTGGCGCGCGCACCGCGGCCCCGTCCTCGTCACCGCTCTCGCGGTCGGCGGTGCGGTCGCCGGTGTGGCGGCGGCGGGCGTCGGCGCCGCGCTGATGCGACTGCGGTACGGAATGGTGGATGTGGCCGCCGCCCCGGTCACCCCGGAGCACCGGTTCCACTACGTCGTCGAGGCGCCCGCGGTGTTCTTCGGGCACGCGCCGCTGCAGGTCGCGTGTTCGATCATCTTTCCCGCCGCCATTGGCGCCCTCGTCTACGCGATGTGCGCGGTGGCGACCTCACGGGACGACCTCGGTGCCTGGCCGCCGGAGGACTACCGGCCGGTCAGCGGTCCAAATGGGACAGCGGACGGCGTTCTACCCGTCGGCCCGCAATCACCTTCGCGCTGA
- a CDS encoding lipase family protein — protein sequence MDLGSVARETGAEWIGQPHHEDVARGSRPAVPAKDAFYEPPAGFEHASPGTVLRSRNVELAFMGLVPQKFTATQLLYRTTDFKGEAQATVTTVVVPTERDPNRPCPIVSYQCAIDAIAGRCFPSYALRRGARAIGALAQVEFLLIAAALAEGWAVSVPDHEGPRGIWGAPHEPGYHVLDGIRAAQNCERLALSAEAPVGLWGYSGGGLATAWAAETCATYAPELNVVGAVLGSPVADLGNAFRRLNGSFFSGLPAMVVAALTHTYPELDRVIQEHATETGKARLLRIEKMTTAHAVLRWIRMDMGKLVDQPLEELLQTPEVQHVFHSIKLGGTTPTPPVLIVQAVHDRIVAVDDIDALIDTYSNGGAHVTYHRDMFSEHMLLHPMSAPMTLRWLRDRFAGRPLSDNLVRTKWPTLLNPSTYRGMLRLAAISAKVIAGRRVERRPLSHLDR from the coding sequence ATGGACTTGGGCAGCGTGGCGCGGGAAACCGGCGCCGAGTGGATCGGCCAGCCGCACCACGAGGACGTTGCCCGCGGGTCCCGCCCGGCGGTGCCGGCCAAAGACGCCTTCTACGAACCGCCTGCGGGTTTCGAACACGCCAGCCCCGGCACCGTCCTGCGCTCCCGCAACGTCGAGCTGGCGTTCATGGGGCTGGTGCCGCAGAAGTTCACCGCGACGCAGCTGCTCTACCGGACCACCGACTTCAAAGGCGAGGCCCAGGCCACCGTCACGACCGTCGTCGTGCCGACGGAGCGGGATCCGAACCGACCGTGCCCGATCGTGTCCTACCAGTGCGCCATCGACGCCATCGCCGGACGCTGTTTCCCGTCGTACGCGCTGCGCCGGGGCGCCAGGGCCATCGGCGCATTGGCGCAGGTCGAGTTCCTGCTGATCGCCGCCGCCCTGGCCGAGGGTTGGGCCGTCTCGGTGCCCGACCACGAAGGTCCGCGCGGCATCTGGGGTGCGCCCCACGAACCCGGCTACCACGTCCTCGACGGGATCCGCGCGGCGCAGAACTGCGAGCGCCTCGCGCTGTCCGCAGAGGCGCCGGTGGGCCTGTGGGGGTACTCAGGGGGCGGACTGGCCACCGCGTGGGCCGCGGAGACCTGCGCGACCTACGCTCCCGAACTCAACGTCGTTGGCGCGGTCCTCGGCTCACCGGTGGCCGATCTCGGCAATGCGTTCCGCCGGCTCAACGGCAGCTTCTTCTCGGGTCTGCCCGCGATGGTCGTGGCGGCCCTGACGCACACCTATCCCGAACTGGACCGCGTGATCCAGGAACACGCCACCGAGACCGGTAAGGCCAGGCTGCTGCGCATCGAGAAGATGACCACGGCGCACGCGGTGCTGCGGTGGATCCGCATGGACATGGGCAAGCTGGTCGACCAGCCGCTGGAGGAGCTCCTGCAGACCCCCGAGGTGCAGCACGTCTTCCACAGCATCAAGCTGGGCGGCACGACCCCGACCCCGCCGGTGCTGATCGTGCAGGCCGTCCACGACCGCATAGTCGCGGTCGACGACATCGACGCCCTGATCGACACCTACAGCAACGGCGGCGCCCACGTCACCTACCACCGCGACATGTTCAGCGAGCACATGCTGCTCCACCCGATGTCCGCGCCGATGACGCTGCGCTGGCTGCGGGACCGGTTCGCCGGCCGGCCGCTGAGCGACAACCTGGTCCGGACCAAGTGGCCGACGCTGCTCAACCCGTCGACCTACCGCGGCATGCTCCGGCTCGCGGCGATCAGCGCGAAGGTGATTGCGGGCCGACGGGTAGAACGCCGTCCGCTGTCCCATTTGGACCGCTGA
- a CDS encoding NUDIX hydrolase — protein MAHTSTAHEVLAVVFQVRGVSPGDRGHPALHVLLWQRALEPERDRWSLPGGRLGHDEDLTTSVRRQLAEKVDLREVAHLEQLAVFSDPARVPGTRTIASTFLGLVPSPASPALPADTCWHPVSELPEMAFDHRPMVEHAHTRLAAKMSYTNIGFALTPTEFALSTLRDIYGAALGYQVDATNLQRVLERRNVITRTGSTARSGRAGGRPPALYRFTEARYRVTDEFAALRPPG, from the coding sequence ATGGCTCATACTAGCACCGCGCACGAAGTGCTCGCCGTTGTGTTCCAGGTTCGCGGCGTGAGCCCCGGTGACCGGGGTCACCCCGCCCTGCACGTACTGCTGTGGCAGCGCGCGCTCGAACCGGAACGGGACCGCTGGTCCCTTCCCGGCGGCCGGCTCGGTCACGACGAGGACCTCACCACCTCGGTGCGACGCCAACTGGCGGAGAAGGTGGATTTGCGTGAAGTGGCTCACCTCGAACAACTCGCGGTGTTCTCCGACCCGGCCCGTGTTCCCGGTACGCGCACGATCGCGTCGACGTTCCTGGGCCTCGTCCCCTCCCCCGCCAGCCCGGCCCTGCCGGCCGACACCTGCTGGCACCCGGTGTCCGAACTGCCCGAGATGGCGTTCGACCACCGGCCGATGGTCGAACACGCCCACACCCGACTGGCGGCCAAGATGTCCTACACCAACATCGGATTCGCCTTGACTCCAACGGAATTCGCGCTCTCGACACTGCGCGACATCTATGGTGCGGCGCTGGGTTACCAGGTGGACGCCACCAACCTGCAGCGAGTGCTCGAACGCCGCAACGTCATCACCCGCACGGGTTCCACCGCCCGCTCGGGACGCGCCGGTGGCCGGCCACCGGCCCTGTACCGCTTCACCGAGGCGCGCTACCGGGTGACCGACGAGTTCGCTGCCCTTCGACCTCCCGGGTGA
- the nadA gene encoding quinolinate synthase NadA, whose product MTLVDDTFQAQFGDAPRGDTGDVAPTEEWAAEVRRLARQRGATVLAHNYQLPAIQDVADHVGDSLALSRIAAEAPEDTIVFCGVHFMAETAKILSPAKTVLIPDARAGCSLADSITADQLREWKAEYPGAVVVSYVNTTAAVKAETDICCTSSNAVDVVASIPADREVLFCPDQFLGAHVRRVTGRTNMHIWAGECHVHAGINGDELAEQARAHPGAELFVHPECGCATSALYLAGEGAFPEDRVKILSTGGMLDAARESRATQVLVATEVGMLHQLRRAAPDIDFKAVNDRASCRYMKMITPAALLRCLTDGTDEVDVDPQTARLARRSVQRMIEIGQPGGDE is encoded by the coding sequence GTGACGCTGGTTGACGACACGTTCCAGGCGCAATTCGGCGATGCCCCGCGCGGCGACACCGGCGACGTCGCGCCCACCGAGGAGTGGGCCGCCGAAGTTCGCCGGCTGGCCCGTCAGCGCGGGGCGACCGTGCTCGCGCACAACTACCAGCTGCCCGCGATCCAGGACGTGGCCGACCACGTGGGTGACTCGCTGGCGCTGTCGCGCATCGCGGCCGAGGCGCCGGAGGACACCATCGTGTTCTGCGGCGTGCACTTCATGGCCGAGACGGCCAAGATCCTCTCGCCGGCCAAGACCGTGCTCATTCCCGATGCCCGCGCCGGGTGCTCGCTGGCCGATTCGATCACCGCTGACCAGCTGAGGGAGTGGAAGGCCGAATACCCCGGTGCGGTCGTCGTCTCGTACGTGAACACCACTGCCGCGGTGAAGGCCGAGACCGACATCTGCTGCACGTCGTCGAACGCCGTCGACGTGGTGGCCTCGATCCCTGCCGACCGCGAGGTGCTGTTCTGCCCGGATCAGTTCCTCGGCGCCCACGTCCGCCGCGTCACCGGCCGCACGAACATGCACATCTGGGCGGGTGAGTGCCACGTGCACGCCGGCATCAACGGCGACGAGCTCGCCGAGCAGGCCCGCGCCCATCCGGGCGCCGAGCTGTTCGTCCATCCTGAATGCGGATGCGCCACCTCCGCGCTGTACCTCGCGGGTGAGGGCGCCTTCCCCGAGGACCGGGTGAAGATCCTGTCGACCGGCGGCATGCTCGACGCGGCCCGCGAGAGCCGAGCAACCCAGGTGCTGGTCGCCACGGAGGTCGGGATGCTGCACCAGCTGCGTCGCGCGGCACCGGACATCGACTTCAAGGCGGTCAACGACCGCGCGTCCTGCCGGTACATGAAGATGATCACCCCGGCGGCGCTGCTGCGCTGCCTGACCGACGGCACCGACGAAGTCGACGTCGACCCCCAGACCGCGCGGTTGGCCCGGCGCAGCGTGCAGCGGATGATCGAGATCGGACAGCCCGGCGGCGACGAATGA
- a CDS encoding L-aspartate oxidase, with protein sequence MTVPGGRSAATGRKAARPGCGGATHWQQRADVVVIGTGVAGLVAGLAAHRRGSKVIVLNKVPEQTGSTATGYAQGGIAVVLPGTDDSVDAHVADTIAAGGGLCDAEAVQSIVADGYRAVRDLVRDGARFDEAVPGRWAMTREGGHSRRRIIHSGGDATGAEVQRALDQAARVLDIRADHVAVRVLRDDVAVTGVLVLNADGPGIVHAPSVILATGGLGHLYAATTNPEASTGDGIALALWAGVPVSDIEFVQFHPTMLFDGHTAGRRPLITEALRGEGARLVDSQGDPVTLGVHPMGDLAPRDVVAAAIDARLKATGDPCVYLDARHLTGVADRFPTVTAACLQAGVDPAREPIPVVPGAHYSCGGVVTDVDGRTALPGLFAAGEVARTGMHGGNRLASNSLLEGLVVGGRAGRGAADHAAAAGPSRAAAPERLTVEALARRELQTAMSRDASVVRDAEGLTHLRDVLASATTRPLRTRSDFEDAALTLTARAVAVAALQRAESRGCHHRGDHPDTDPAQAVSGAVDLDENGHVGLKVRAGACC encoded by the coding sequence ATGACCGTCCCCGGGGGCAGGAGCGCAGCGACCGGGAGGAAGGCGGCCCGGCCTGGTTGCGGCGGCGCCACGCACTGGCAGCAGCGCGCCGACGTGGTGGTGATCGGCACCGGCGTGGCGGGTCTGGTCGCGGGGCTGGCGGCGCATCGCCGCGGCAGCAAGGTCATCGTGCTGAACAAGGTGCCGGAGCAGACCGGATCGACGGCCACCGGATACGCCCAGGGCGGGATCGCGGTGGTGCTGCCCGGCACTGACGATTCGGTGGACGCCCACGTCGCCGACACCATCGCGGCCGGCGGCGGGCTGTGCGACGCCGAGGCGGTGCAGTCCATCGTGGCCGACGGCTACCGCGCCGTGCGCGACCTCGTCCGCGACGGCGCCCGGTTCGACGAGGCGGTCCCGGGCCGGTGGGCGATGACCCGCGAAGGTGGACACTCGCGCAGGCGGATCATCCACTCCGGTGGGGACGCCACCGGAGCCGAGGTGCAGCGGGCGCTCGACCAGGCGGCGCGGGTCCTCGACATCCGGGCCGACCACGTGGCGGTCCGGGTGCTGCGGGACGACGTCGCCGTGACGGGCGTGCTGGTGCTCAACGCAGACGGTCCGGGGATCGTGCACGCGCCGTCGGTGATCCTCGCGACCGGCGGACTCGGCCACCTGTACGCGGCCACTACGAATCCGGAGGCGTCCACAGGTGACGGCATCGCGCTGGCGCTGTGGGCCGGCGTGCCGGTCAGCGACATCGAGTTCGTCCAGTTCCACCCGACCATGCTGTTCGACGGGCACACCGCGGGCAGGCGTCCGCTGATCACCGAGGCGCTCCGCGGTGAAGGCGCGAGGCTGGTCGATTCCCAGGGCGATCCGGTGACGCTGGGCGTACACCCGATGGGGGACCTGGCGCCCCGCGACGTGGTCGCCGCCGCCATCGACGCGCGGCTGAAGGCCACCGGCGACCCGTGTGTCTATCTGGACGCCCGGCACCTCACCGGGGTCGCCGACCGTTTCCCCACCGTCACCGCCGCGTGCCTGCAGGCCGGCGTCGACCCTGCGCGCGAACCCATCCCGGTGGTGCCGGGGGCGCACTACAGCTGCGGCGGCGTCGTCACCGACGTGGACGGCCGGACCGCGCTGCCGGGCCTCTTCGCTGCCGGCGAAGTGGCACGAACCGGTATGCACGGCGGCAACCGCCTGGCGTCCAACAGCCTGCTCGAGGGCCTGGTCGTCGGCGGACGGGCCGGCCGCGGCGCCGCCGACCATGCGGCCGCGGCGGGTCCGAGCCGCGCAGCCGCCCCTGAGCGCCTCACGGTCGAGGCGCTCGCACGGCGGGAGTTGCAGACGGCGATGAGCCGCGACGCCTCGGTGGTGCGCGACGCCGAGGGGTTGACCCACCTGCGCGACGTGCTCGCGTCGGCAACCACCCGGCCGCTGCGCACCCGCAGCGACTTCGAGGACGCCGCGCTCACCCTGACCGCGCGGGCGGTGGCCGTCGCCGCGCTGCAGCGTGCGGAGTCGCGGGGCTGCCATCACCGCGGTGACCACCCCGACACCGACCCCGCGCAGGCGGTCAGCGGTGCGGTCGACCTGGACGAGAACGGACACGTGGGACTGAAGGTGAGGGCCGGCGCGTGCTGCTGA
- the nadC gene encoding carboxylating nicotinate-nucleotide diphosphorylase has product MLLSQLSEAEIAEARAVVSRGLEEDLRYGPDVTTQATVPADATTTASVRTREPGVAAGVDLALLVLDEVLGPDGYRVTDRVDDGTRLQPGGVLLTLEAPTRGLLTAERTMLNLVSHLSGIATATATWVDAVASTNAKIRDTRKTLPGLRALQKYAVRVGGGENHRMGLGDAALIKDNHVAAAGSVVAALRAVRAAAPGLTCEVEVDSLEQFDEVLAEDVELVLLDNFPVWQTQIAVQRRDSRSPGTKLESSGGLSVETAAEYAGTGVDYLAVGALTHSVRVLDIGLDV; this is encoded by the coding sequence GTGCTGCTGAGTCAACTGTCGGAGGCGGAGATCGCCGAGGCGCGCGCGGTCGTCTCGCGCGGACTCGAGGAGGATCTGCGGTACGGGCCGGACGTGACCACGCAGGCGACCGTGCCGGCCGACGCGACCACGACCGCATCGGTGCGCACCCGTGAGCCGGGCGTGGCCGCGGGCGTCGACCTGGCTCTGCTCGTACTCGACGAGGTGCTCGGTCCCGACGGCTATCGCGTCACCGACCGCGTCGACGACGGCACCCGGCTGCAACCCGGCGGGGTGCTGCTCACGCTGGAGGCCCCGACCCGCGGTCTGCTGACCGCCGAGCGCACGATGCTCAACCTCGTCTCGCACCTGTCGGGGATCGCGACGGCGACCGCGACGTGGGTGGACGCCGTGGCGAGTACGAACGCCAAGATCCGCGACACCCGCAAGACGCTGCCCGGCCTGCGGGCACTGCAGAAGTACGCGGTCCGCGTCGGTGGCGGCGAGAACCATCGCATGGGTCTGGGCGACGCGGCGCTGATCAAGGACAACCACGTCGCGGCGGCAGGTTCCGTGGTCGCGGCGCTTCGGGCCGTTCGGGCCGCCGCGCCCGGATTGACCTGTGAGGTGGAGGTCGACTCACTCGAGCAGTTCGACGAGGTGCTCGCCGAGGACGTCGAGCTGGTGCTGCTCGACAACTTCCCGGTGTGGCAGACCCAGATCGCCGTGCAGCGCCGCGACTCCCGCTCACCGGGGACGAAACTGGAATCCTCGGGCGGACTGTCGGTGGAGACCGCCGCCGAGTATGCGGGCACCGGCGTCGACTACCTGGCCGTCGGAGCGCTCACCCACTCGGTGCGCGTGCTCGACATCGGACTGGACGTCTAA
- a CDS encoding LysE family transporter — MAWELWLTFLGAAILISVSPGAGAVQSMATGLTHGVVRGYWSIVGLEIGLMLQLALVAVGLGAVVTNSIVAFHIIKWVGVAYLVYLAVRQWRAAAVDLRTQVGRAVEGGRAALLVRGFLVNATNPKGLVFFLAVLPHFVVPTAPLLPQYLAIGVTMIAVDLVVMGLYTAMSVRLVRWLHTPRQQTILNRVFSGLFAAAAVVLSLVRRGPAAA, encoded by the coding sequence ATGGCGTGGGAGTTGTGGCTGACCTTTCTCGGTGCGGCCATCCTGATCAGCGTGTCGCCGGGTGCCGGCGCGGTGCAGTCGATGGCCACGGGTCTGACCCACGGCGTGGTGCGCGGCTACTGGAGCATCGTGGGCCTGGAGATCGGGCTGATGCTGCAGCTCGCGCTGGTCGCGGTCGGGCTCGGCGCCGTCGTCACGAACTCCATCGTGGCGTTCCACATCATCAAGTGGGTCGGCGTGGCGTACCTGGTCTACCTGGCGGTGCGGCAGTGGCGCGCCGCTGCGGTGGACCTGCGCACACAGGTCGGTCGGGCGGTCGAAGGCGGGCGGGCCGCGCTGCTGGTGCGTGGTTTCCTCGTCAACGCGACCAACCCGAAGGGTCTGGTGTTCTTCCTGGCGGTGCTGCCACATTTCGTGGTGCCGACCGCGCCCCTCTTGCCGCAGTACCTCGCGATCGGCGTGACGATGATTGCGGTGGACCTGGTGGTCATGGGTCTCTACACCGCGATGTCGGTGCGGCTCGTGCGCTGGCTGCACACACCGCGCCAGCAGACGATCCTCAACCGGGTGTTCTCCGGACTGTTCGCCGCCGCGGCCGTCGTGCTGTCGCTGGTGCGGCGCGGGCCCGCGGCGGCTTAG
- a CDS encoding nitroreductase family deazaflavin-dependent oxidoreductase: MSELPKMFPEWLDRLQIKYFNPVIKPLAGRVPGVALIKHTGRRSGRRYETPVTAYRKGSEVAIVLGHGMTDWARNVQAAGGADIKLFRDELHISNPRIVPNGRDVAALPSFARRQARNIAVFVADVG; encoded by the coding sequence GTGTCGGAACTGCCGAAGATGTTCCCGGAATGGCTGGATCGCCTTCAGATCAAGTACTTCAACCCGGTCATCAAGCCGTTGGCGGGCCGCGTACCCGGCGTGGCACTCATCAAACACACAGGTAGACGCTCCGGACGGCGTTACGAGACGCCGGTGACGGCCTACCGCAAAGGCAGTGAGGTCGCGATCGTGCTGGGCCATGGGATGACCGACTGGGCCAGGAACGTACAAGCCGCAGGCGGCGCCGACATCAAGCTCTTCCGTGACGAACTGCACATCAGCAATCCCAGAATCGTGCCGAACGGGCGCGATGTCGCGGCGCTGCCCAGCTTCGCACGCCGTCAGGCGCGCAACATCGCGGTCTTCGTCGCCGACGTCGGCTGA